The genomic window TGCGGACACAGCCGCAAGAACCGGACGCAGGCACAGCAGAACTATCACCGAGTTTATCGCGCCCTTGATGAGGTTGAACGGCAGGAACACAGTCAGCAGCATCGAGCCCACAACGTGTCTGGGCACTCCCATGAAGATCGGCGTAACGATGTAGTTCCACATCAGCATTGATGCCGTCATCAGCACGCACCCGACCGCCAGGCCAAGCGCAAGGCCTTTCCGCGACTTGTTGAACTTGTAGACCGCCGAAGCCGTGCACACGAACGATGCTGTCGAGAGCAGGTTCATCACGAAGCCGATTATCCCAGCCTCGCCGGTCAGCACCATCTGCAGCAGCGCAACGATGAACGACACCCCCAGCCCCGCAAGAGGCCCGTAGAGCAGTCCGCCTATCAGTATGACCGCGTCCTTAACGTCGAACTTCAGGAACGGAGCTGACGGCATGATCGGAATCTTCACCAGCATCACAGCAACAAACGCCAGCGCAGACAACATCGACAGAAAAGCTATATCCTTAGTACGCATGATTTATCCTCCTTATTCTCACAGCTTCTCGGTGTGGTAGACTTCCCCGCCCGCTAAATCCTTCCAGAACATCCCATCGTCGGTCAGCATCATGTAACTGTGCCTGCTACCGTCTTTAGGGATAGATACAGAGCCGGGATTCACGTACAGCTTCCCGCCGCCCAAGTCCTCCCACGCCGGAACGTGAGTGTGTCCGTGAAGAAGTATATCCGCCTCAGGAAGATTTCTCTTGTTGAAGACGTGTCCGTGCGTCGCGAAGATAACTTTGTTCACGGCGAACAGCAGGCAATATTCCGCCATTATCGGGAAGTCCAGCATCATCTGGTCAACCTCGCAGTCGCAGTTCCCCCTGACGCACAGAACCTTGCTTTTGATTCCGTTGAGCATCTCCGCAACCGCCTTTGTGTCGTACTCACCCGGAAGGGCGTTGCGTGGGCCGTGATAGAGCAGGTCGCCCAGAAGCAGGAGCTTGTCCGGCTCCTCACGGACAAAAGCCGCCATCATCTCCCTGCAGTACTTGGCCGAACCGTGAAGGTCCGACGCTATCATTATGTTCATGACCGAAAATCTCTCCCAATGTGAAAATTTTGTGAATGATTATAGTATAATGCACAGACAATTCTTAATATTTAGGAGCGTGTGAT from Synergistaceae bacterium includes these protein-coding regions:
- a CDS encoding ECF transporter S component, which encodes MRTKDIAFLSMLSALAFVAVMLVKIPIMPSAPFLKFDVKDAVILIGGLLYGPLAGLGVSFIVALLQMVLTGEAGIIGFVMNLLSTASFVCTASAVYKFNKSRKGLALGLAVGCVLMTASMLMWNYIVTPIFMGVPRHVVGSMLLTVFLPFNLIKGAINSVIVLLCLRPVLAAVSAMES
- the yfcE gene encoding phosphodiesterase — its product is MNIMIASDLHGSAKYCREMMAAFVREEPDKLLLLGDLLYHGPRNALPGEYDTKAVAEMLNGIKSKVLCVRGNCDCEVDQMMLDFPIMAEYCLLFAVNKVIFATHGHVFNKRNLPEADILLHGHTHVPAWEDLGGGKLYVNPGSVSIPKDGSRHSYMMLTDDGMFWKDLAGGEVYHTEKL